The Accipiter gentilis chromosome 4, bAccGen1.1, whole genome shotgun sequence region TGTTCTCTGATGCTTAAGTGATGCAGCTTTTTGGTCTTGTGCTTTAGACACTTACGTTCCACCTGAATACCATCTGCATGGGGTTTGCTTTTTGGTTCCTGGCTCCCAGCTtttgcatcatcatcatcatccagcAGAGGAACATAGTCTGTTTTATCTACCGTTTCTCCAACCACATCATCAAATTTCTCTGCTTCCAGAGTGGCAATGAAGTCCCTTTTCACTTCTTCCTCAATCTCAGGAGTTGGCTCTGTCAGAGCATCCGCAAGACTGAGGTTGTGATCCAAGTCAGCCATGCTTTAGCACCTTTGCAACCTGAAAAGTGatgtggggaagaagaaaaagaaagtaacattttaataaGAGAGCTTTTAAGTTTACACAGAGTTTGATGTTGACAACTGCGTGCCTCCTGTGCCATaacacaaaaagaaacatttgctttAGCACTCAATTAATTCCCAGATGTttacaaaaaccccacaccagtACAGAAACAAACAGCTGGATCATCTAAATCAGGTTTTACTGCATGAACATTACATTTCATGTGATATTttatcagtattaaaaaaaacaaccaacaaacaaacaaaaaaaccccacaccccaaaACAGTACATGGCCAGCATAAACACAGTCTTATACACTGATTTCTGCCTTGCCCCAGATCTGCGAGTTAATTACATACCCTCAGGAACAGAAAGACAAATGACGCAAGGGAATTTAGTTCTTGGGTTGGACTCCACCCAGCCTCCCCTATGGAGATTAGGATTTTACATAATCTCTGATGTATACTTCAGTGATGCTTTTGATCCCTTTGATAGGGTCCTGTAGCATGTTTATGTCCTCAGCGAACCTTGCTAATACCAACAAACCCACTCTAGCTctgggatttgtgctggaaggTGAAGTTTTAATAATGCTTACACGAAAAAAGATAGTAAAGTACACATGTACACATTATATATAAAGCTAGAAATTGGAAGTGGAAAGAATCACCATTTATCTTTTCCTCTGTGATTTGTATCTCAGCATTCAATTTAACTTCCTGGCACTAAACAGAAAATGTACCTGAACAGATTCACCTCTTTTGCAGCTAAAGCTTTCAGGTTGGCATAACAAATATACccataaacaatatttttttttccacatttcatcCTTTTGAAGTTATTATTAGGAACAACAGCCAACAAATCCTGACGTGAATTTGTAGAAAGCTGTCTAAGGGAGCAAAACCCACCGCTTCTGATTGACAGAAGGCGCATTTCTGAAACTTTCTTTCAGAGCAGTGTTAGTCCATGTTCTGTATGCATGACACTATTAAAACAGCAAAGATATCAAAACCTCTAGTCATACATTTTAGCCATTTGCAGAAATTGTCTGGTACAAACTGTAAAAACCAAAACTATAAAGGGCCATTAGTATCTAAATTAGCATACTTACTACTCCTACTAGGGTAGCTCAACTTCCTTTAGTTTTGGTCTATGTTTAGATGCAAAAAGGATTTTGATGCTGATCTGTATTACGCTCGCTATTAGATGCACGATCTGTGCAGAGACTCTCCCTGTTAGTGAAAGATTTACTCCACCTTAGGAGTCCAGCAAGCCAATGCAGCAGTGCCTGGTTGAGAATTAGTAGAGGACAAGGACATGGAAACAATAAGTTCAGAGTTCCAACAACAAATTCATCCAAACAAAAGGATATGAAGGAGCTTAGGTAAAGTGAGTTATCATTTTCCGACCAATCCTCATTATATTAGACAAGAACCGCCAAGCAACATTAGGAGAAAATCAGAAACGGAGCTGAAGATACAGAACTGCATACGTAAAGAGGCACGGACACTCACAAGAAAACACAATGGGCATCTGTATGTGTTGGTTAATGAAGGCCTGACCCAAGTGGCCACTGCGCAGAAGTCCAGGGTCACTGACTTACATGGTGACTGCAGAACATAGATCCTCTTGTTCCTAAAAAACAAAGGCTCCTACTCCTTGAACTACAGGAAATTCTTCGTCAGCAGTATATGGCCACTGACACATACCTACAGGCTCAAGCCTGTATAAGGCAATATTTCACATTCTTTATAAACAATGGTATCACACTGATATATTGTTGTTTATGTAATTGCATGCAAGTATATTATGGAAACTAATTCAGTTAaatctatgcttttttttctttaacaataaAAGGTCAGATTTCAAGCCAGATCAGACTTCAAGCAGCAActacagtttttgtttgtttagataAAGGCCCTGAAGAATTACCACTTAATGGAAATCTAAAGGTGAAAGGTTTGGAGCTCTTAACCCTTTGCGCAGGGTCACAGTTGAATGAATTATGGTTATTTAAAAAAGCCATCTTTATATTTAAGTGAAAGAGTCttgttaaaaaaagtttctttcagaTAGAAGTTCTTGACTATTTTCAAGACACACCATTGCACAGATCTGCGCACAACTGACCGCATTACCCTTTACTGAGTTTCAACCAGGGAAGTAAGTCACTTCTAGAAGTTTTATCTTTGCATAGGCCAGTCTCTTCGAAGAAAGAAATGGGACTCTTAAATGGCCATCATTTCAACCATGTCCTCCCTTGCTTTCAACTTGAAAGTGAAATGATGGCTTTTAGGTCAGtcaatcaccaaaaaaaaaatttttggacCTATgaacatttcatctttttcttctgaaaatttcatttagcataagaaagaaaaacaatgtttaaaatttTCAATAAGCTGCTTCACAATGCTACTAGAAAATGCAAGAATCAAGAGTACTGTCAGAAAATAGCTAGAGAACATCCAATAACTTGAGGAATAAACAAGCAAAGGCTAGAGTGAACACACCAGACGCGGAAAGAAAAATCCGACTCCTGCTGTTTGCAGCAGGCATGCCAGGTTGGGCTTAATCAGACTTTGCAGATGTCACAAGTCCTTCATGTTCGTAGTATCGTATTTGGTTCTGCACCAACGCCAGCACAGCAAGGTTTACCCATCAAGAACCTGAAATTTTATGTAAATGGCATTTGGGAAAACCTCTCTTTTTAACCTCACTCCAAATGCTCACTAGCAGTAGATTACAGTCCATAAACTGAACTATCAGCTCACAACTCTCACATATTCGCTTCAGATTAAGCATTCCTATTTTAGTTTTAGGAACATGAGTGGCCTTTTAGGACCATTTCCTCTTGACATCTTAATTTAGGGTCTGTCCAAATAGCAAATCATTGCCATCCTCCCACTCTAATGGAACCTATTACCCGACTACTTTATAGAGAGGCCCTTTAACTTTTAGCATCCCCTCCTCTCCATGATCCAAACCCAGTAACCATCTATGGCCAACACCAGACCACACAGAAACCTGTATGGCCATAATCATTGGTTTGTAGTCAGAGCAAGCTTATAAGCAGCATTTAGATGCCCCAGAAACTATTTAGTCCCTGTTCCACTAAGATATTCAGTCACCTTTTCTCTAGACCTAAACAACTGTACTTCAACTAATGGAGCAAATGCCTCCGGAGCCCCGGTGGCAGCGGGACCTGCCATGTGAGTAGGGTTAGGGAAACAGTTAGGAATTCTTAAATACAAATCAAGGCTAATCCCACCCAGATCATCCTCCAACATACGAATATTCCACCACAAGCAACTGATGGATTCACAtcgtgcttttttttcctccacattaGTGTGGTAGCACTTTATGAAATAGCTGCCATAAAATAGCATTGACAATGTCTCTATTTCAGACCTACATAGGAACTAGGACACTAAAGCAATCTAGTTTCTGAGGAAAGATAATAATGAGGTTATGCAG contains the following coding sequences:
- the MAP4 gene encoding microtubule-associated protein 4 isoform X11 yields the protein MADLDHNLSLADALTEPTPEIEEEVKRDFIATLEAEKFDDVVGETVDKTDYVPLLDDDDDAKAGSQEPKSKPHADGIQVEHTSASGPTVVENGDHGIEDHHAEA